A genome region from Haliotis asinina isolate JCU_RB_2024 chromosome 11, JCU_Hal_asi_v2, whole genome shotgun sequence includes the following:
- the LOC137255400 gene encoding putative per-hexamer repeat protein 5 yields MEPHNNATGKLQAGASQQTVTKHFDRPSLLHGFQVVLASQSNHLLLRSIHSSVPSSKSKYSTATATATATATATATDTDTDTETATDTDTDTDKETATDTDTDTDTTTTTDTDMATASATATARDTDTDTATATATATATTTPTAIDTDTDTDTDTDTDTDTTTTTDTDMATASATATARDTDTDTDTDTATATATATATATPTAIDTDTDTDTDTDTDTDTSTTTATARDTETETDTVTAAATTTTTTTTTTTTTTTTTTTTTDTDTDIDTDTYTATRQFEIG; encoded by the coding sequence ATGGAGCCACACAATAATGCAACTGGGAAACTGCAAGCAGGTGCAAGTCaacaaactgtcacaaagcattTTGACAGACCATCTCTGCTGCATGGGTTCCAAGTGGTATTGGCGTCCCAGAGTAACCATCTTCTTTTAAGATCTATACATTCGAGTGTCCCCTCCTCGAAATCGAAATACAGCACAGCCACGGCCACGGCCACCGCCACCGCCACCGCCACCgccacagacacagacacagacacagaaaccgccacagacacagacacagacacagacaaagAAACCgccacagacacagacacagacacagacacaaccacaaccacagacacagacatggcCACAGCCTCGGCTACGGCGACAgccagagacacagacacagacacggcCACGGCCACGGCCACGGCCACAGCCACAACCACACCTACAGCCATAGATACAGACacggacacagacacagacacagacacagacacagacacaaccacaaccacagacacagacatggcCACAGCCTCGGCTACGGCGACAgccagagacacagacacagacacagacacagacacggcCACGGCCACGGCCAcggccacagccacagccacaccTACAGCCATAGATACAGACacggacacagacacagacacagacacagacacagacaccagCACAACCACGGCCACAGCCAGAgacacagaaacagaaacagacacggtcacagccgcagccacaaccacaaccacaaccacaaccacaaccacaaccacaaccacaaccacaaccacaaccacagacacagacacagacatagacacagacacatatacAGCGACCAGACAGTTTGAAATCGGCTGA